A region of Toxorhynchites rutilus septentrionalis strain SRP chromosome 1, ASM2978413v1, whole genome shotgun sequence DNA encodes the following proteins:
- the LOC129762527 gene encoding uncharacterized protein LOC129762527, with protein MCCCMKVSVNLFMNLLQRVCDNIMQLIYCQRQWPPSQADAQSGPPSCGSLALAIADEDQYQYHHQNSSNGRKPQQPVDRDALRDVDSGEAIDRGKGSSIYNVIYDTVELESYYYDVGRRQCEALLKGYKEGTCLVRPFKFKQSHIRYILSIKATSNYFHLFIRQTGPNRMYALGLEKQNERQFKFPADIVLYYRTHLLKCARNKIQIMLYLVPLENTEMIEPAGTAPTVPQKKSLKFRP; from the exons ATGTGTTGCTGTATGAAGGTGTCGGTGAACCTGTTCATGAATCTGCTTCAACGCGTCTGTGATAATATAATGCAACTGATTTACTGCCAAAGGCAGTGGCCTCCGTCTCAAGCCGATGCCCAGAGTGGTCCCCCAAGTTGCGGTAGTCTCGCACTAGCTATTGCCGATGAAGATCAATATCAGTACCATCACCAGAATTCTTCTAACGGTCGCAAACCGCAACAACCAGTCGATCGTGATGCCCTTCGAG ATGTGGATAGCGGAGAGGCCATTGACCGAGGCAAAGGATCTAGCATTTACAACGTAATTTATGACACTGTGGAACTCGAGTCGTATTACTATGACGTTGGTCGACGGCAATGCGAAGCATTGCTCAAAGGTTACAAGGAAGGGACATGTTTGGTGAGGCCATTTAAATTCAAG CAAAGCCACATCCGCTACATCCTGTCGATTAAAGCGACCAGCAACTACTTCCACCTCTTCATTCGTCAAACCGGTCCAAACCGAATGTACGCACTCGGCCTGGAAAAGCAAAACGAGCGACAGTTTAAATTTCCCGCCGATATTGTCCTCTACTATCGCACCCACTTGTTGAAATGCGCCAGGAATAAAATCCAGATAATGCTGTATTTGGTGCCGCTCGAAAACACTGAAATGATTGAACCGGCCGGGACTGCACCGACAGTGCCACAAAAGAAATCGTTAAAATTTAGGCCATAA